In Setaria viridis chromosome 5, Setaria_viridis_v4.0, whole genome shotgun sequence, the genomic stretch TAAGGTTTTCTGCTGAATTCATACTTTGGCAGAACAAACGGAGCTCCGATTaccattttttttcatgcaatGACAATAGAACTTAGAAACAAGTTTATTGCGCATGTCAATGTAAAGGCTTCAATTTGTTAAAAGCATCGTCAAACAATGATACAAAACAAAATCAGAATTCTATACCCGTGTGGTAGTTGCAGCTAATCCAAATAGCAATTCAGCACATCCGTTTCAACAACCTTATCAAGAGTTAGTGGTTAGCAGGGAGATTCCTCCGAAAAAATAGTACAGTGGTGTTGGAGAACATAATGTATATCTAATACACGAGATACTAACTGCCCATTGACCATGTTTGGGGCAATTTTAACTGATATATGAACATTCCTTAAACCAACAGAATGAGTATAAGTCCCAAATGTTTCCCTTGAAATCATGGCTCCTGACTTCTGAGCAACTTGGCACTTGGGCTAGGTGCATTTGAAGGTAACAATTTTACAGATTTCATCTTAGAGGCTTCAGTCCCTGCACAGAGAGATGAACAGTTATACTGATATTTTTTGTGTTTTAGTGAACATACTCTGACAAGTCCATCCCAGATTCCCATATACTCTTCTTGTATTTCTAAAAATGGGTTGAGCTGTCACCTGGATATGGCTAGATGGTGTGTGCACATTGTACTTGCATGTAAAGTGCTCAAGTGGAAATCAGGGAGCATCACATTGTGGTGAATTATTAGCCATCAGATGTGCTTGAAATTGTTTTATTAAAGTATTAAAGTATTTTAGGGTAAAACACTGTAATGGACCTGGCTATTAACAGTGGTCTGTAACAACATAACATCTTAGATTGCTAGCCTAGGTCACTGTGACATGATCACTTATTGCTGGTACTCCAGATTCTAGAACCTAATATTTGGAATGTGCTATGTGATATTCTCTAGTCAATGAGTAGATATTTATGGCCACATGCTTGCAGGGTTACCTTTGAAGCTCGCAGTTCATTTGCAGCTGTCCGGAGAGAGTCATCTGACAGAATCAATCTTGACAAAGCACCAGTACTTAGGCTGCGTTGCAGTCAATAATTTAGCGAAATATCTATGAGGCTTCAATGTAAAACTAATATACATGCTGCCAATTGCCATACAGCATCTGTTGCAACCTAGAATATGGAAGTGATGCATTACCCTAGAATCTTTGCTGCATCTGATACAGAACCTTCAACAGCAAACAGCAGATCTAATAAAGCTTGCATTCCCTGCCCAGTGGAAAACGAAGGGCAAAGGGAGATGTTTAAATATGCGATCTTGAGGACAACAAAACATATCCAGTAAGCATATTAACATAACAACAGGTGCATACTGGAGAAAATTTTgagttatttggaccaatttgggGCCCAACATCTTTTCCTCGTATGGTGGACTTTAGGGGCAATATCTGAAGAAGCTCAACTGGTGGAGTGTAGTCCTCAAGGTTTATTGGCCTCCTAACTGGTAGAATCAAGCTGTTAATGGTCATGGAGTATTATGGCCGTCAGGCAGCATGAGAACTGAAAATGGAAGTGAAGTGTCTTAACGCCACCTAGCTACTAGCACTGGAGCTCTGATGCAGCTGGGTAATCTAGGATGTTGAATTACTTGAACTAATAAACACTTGTCCAATACTAAAAGGGTAACTTGGAGCAGACCAGATTTTACCTTTAAGAGCAATCAGGGTTCGAAGCCGAGACAAAGCAGATGCTCGATTCATATGTTGTGACCGATCCTCCACAGCCTGTGGGAAATCACACTGAAAATAAATTAACAAGCAAAAGGAAAAGAGCTAGTTCTAAAGTTCTATCGCATAACAAAGCAGGAGAAGCGTGCACGAAGGAAATACAAGAAAtcaggccaaaaaaaaaattatttagtTTATCTGAAGTCCAATTGATTTGTGATTGCATTAATCCAATCTTCCAATCATTCAAACTCTAGGAACACAGTAAGGAAGCATTGTCTGAAATGTCCATTTATTTAAGATATCCCCAATGAAGCGACCATGTTAACTGAGAATGGCAGCTAATTCAGCAAAGTTCCCGACCTGGGCGATGATGCCGGTGGGGCGGTGCTTTAGCCGGACGGCGGACTCGCGCTTGTTGCGGTGCTGGCCGCCGGGGCCGGACGCCTTGAACGTGCCCATCTCGCACTGCCCCATGAGCTCCTCGTCGCTCATCCCCAAGTAGTCGACGtagccgccgccctccgcgccaTCCTCTTCCCCCTtgcggccgcccccgccgtcgctgGGAGCATCCGAGCTGGTGGACACGGACGAGGCGGGGAGTGAGAAGGCGGGGACGAAGCGGAGCGGGGAGGGCGCctggcggcggagcagcggcggcggcaggggccgcGGCTGGGAGAGCGCGGATGAGGTCGGGAGAGGCGGGTAGCATCGGGCTATTCGCAGGAGCAGCGCTCGAGCCATTttcgggggcggggcggcgatgAGCGAGCGGAGCGTCACCGGAGGTGCAGATGGGAGGTGTGATCGTGGCAGAGGAAGCGGCCTGTTTTTTGCGTCCTAGATGTCCTGGGCCGTCTGTTGACGGTTAGGAGGCGCGGAAGCCACGGCCCGCGGGACAGATCTCAGCGTATTTTCgttttgttgttttttattATTATGGTCTGGAAAATCGCAAGCAGGCTAGCCTTTGCGGTGCTTGATTGAGATTCGGTATGTGATTTATGAATTATCATCCTTCTGTAACCAAAGATCATTATAGCTtttgaaaattgaaaaaaaatttaaaacacTCATAAACTCCGATGAATGTGTGAACTTTCTGAACCAAAAAAGAAACGAGCGAACTACACTTAGCGAAGATCAGTGAACCTATATGCTAGTCAGTTCTTGATTGCTCAGCCATAAGATCTTCGGCTGTCGTCACGCCCTCCCCTCAAGAATCATAGCCTTTCAGGGAGCAAAGTACTCCTCCCAGTCAAAGGCACCACAACGGCCGCTCATCCGGCTGTTCCACTCTTCCTTTGTCCAGTCTGAAAATTCGCTAGTGCCAAAACGGGCTCCATTCGGTTTCGAGGCATTACGCTTGTTACGCCTATCATTATCAATTTGCCTCTTCCTGAAGATCTCGTATCGCCGAGCCTTCTCCTTCTTGCTCCTGTATGACCGGCCATACTCCTTCACCCAGTCCTCAAACCTGGCACGCATGGCTTCCTCGTCGACCTCCAAGTCCTCCGGCTCCACAGCATCGTcccttccagtcacctcatCCATGGCTTCCTTACCAGAAACCGCCTCTGTGGCGTGATGGTGATGCTTCCCACCACGATACCTCCGGTTGTCGAGGTATTCGACGTACTCACGCCAGTTGACTTTGCCGTCTTTGCCCACGAAGTTCACCTTGAGATCTTCCTCATCCTTTAATTCCTGGAGGACATGAGGAGGCACCTCCTTCCTGGCCTCAACGCCGGTGACCTCGCCGGCTACAAGCAGTACATATGAAGGTGGGCAGTGTGGTTCATGGAGACATGGACAGGTCGCACATGGAAAGAACAATCGACGAGGAATCTAGAGGCGATTTGGTACCTGGCTTCTTTGTGTCTTTGTTCAAATACAGAAGTGCGACGAATCCGGCTAACGCGGCCGTGGCTGCAGCGCCATAGGCGCCATCACGAGCGGCGAGATCCCTCTGTACCGGGAATTCGGGATGAGAATTTTGAGCCGCGAGTGCAGAAGAACGTAACCAAATTTTCGATCTGGGACCTGGGTGTAGCGGAGACTCACCGGTGTGTGTGGAGAGAGCGCGCTGGCCTCCCCGCCACCGACCCTGCAGGGGCCTTCTTGATGCCGATCCCAAGAGAGGACTCCGCCTGTGCGCTGGGGACCCCGCGTGCGCGTGGCGCGAACCTCCGGGTGAGGAGGGAACCTAGGGCGCGGAGAGACATCCACGCGATCGCTCCCTCTTCCTTCGCCGCCTTGCTCTGTTCctacgccggccgccgcctcccctcgatTCTAGGGCTTTGACGTGCATAtactatataaaaaaaatagccgGATGTTAGTTTGAACCGGAAACTCCCTGTATGCCGGCCGCCCAGGCGACAGATTGGAAGTCGTTTTTCTTGACAACGGAAAATTTGGGAGCGTTGTTCTCTTATCCTCAGTTTGCTCCGAGCCTCCGACTGCTGGAACAAGGCTTTTGCAACGTCTCAGATGCATCTCCGGCTCCAGCTCGCCATGGCGATGGACGCGAAGAGGAAATTAAACGAACGAACTGAGGTGTGTTGTGGAGGTCTGCTGAGAGAAGAACAAAGACACATCCAAATCGCCACGGGAGCGGAAGCAATCGAGATTCCGCGGCCGGATCGAACCAACACCACCTCGTGCACGAGAACGACGCAAAGGCTCGGGAGCTCGCCGGACGCCGGCGAGGCAGCGCCGCGGGATCACGCCTCGCCTCGACGAGAGAAGAGCTCCGTTCGCTTCGCTCGAGCCCGTATCGGGTGTATTCCTAGCCGTCGGTTGCGGATTGGACGGCCCTCAGGTgcccagggggtggacggtaaatgaaataccgccCACCCCGGACGGTAAACGAGATGCCGTCCGCCCCCGGTCGCCGTGTCCAGCGGCAAGGCCACCCGCCGGCAAACCGCGAGCAGGCAAGCGAGGCCAGGAGGAGGACGCTGCTGCTCTGGAGTAAACGCTAAGAGCGCCGGCGagccacccgccgccaccgtcggcacCATGCACCGCTGCCTCTGCCTGCCCCGTTGCGCACGCGCATTGCCGCTCCGCACTCCGCAGTGCGCCAGGCGCGCCTGCAGGTGGCCGGCCGCCATGGCGTTCCGTTCCGTCGCACGGTGCCTGTGCTCTGAGTCGAGCGTCGCACTCGGGAAGTCGGGAACGCGGCCATGTCCATGCCGGACGTGGCGCCTTAACGCCGTTGTGGATGCACAAgtccggcgggggcgcgggggcGGACGGTGCTGGTGTCAGGTTGGGCGGCGAGGCGGGCCGTCGCCGGCTGTCTCCGTGATGTGATGAGGTGCGACGGCGAAGCAGAGCGCGGGGACGGTGGGGCGCCGGAACTTGACGTTGGGCGGCATGGCGCTTTCTTGCTCTACCTGACTACCTCCTCTGCTTCAGGGTAAAGCGACTGAGCCATTGCGACTTCATGATCAattgcggcggccggcggggaatCGCCCCAACGCGAGCTacgccatggcgccgccgtAACGACGCCACCGCGC encodes the following:
- the LOC117856557 gene encoding uncharacterized protein, translating into MAAGHLQARLAHCGVRSGNARAQRGRQRQRCMVPTVAAGGSPALLAFTPEQQRPPPGLACLLANRGEAAAGVGTEQGGEGRGSDRVDVSPRPRFPPHPEVRATRTRGPQRTGGVLSWDRHQEGPCRVGGGEASALSPHTPRDLAARDGAYGAAATAALAGFVALLYLNKDTKKPAGEVTGVEARKEVPPHVLQELKDEEDLKVNFVGKDGKVNWREYVEYLDNRRYRGGKHHHHATEAVSGKEAMDEVTGRDDAVEPEDLEVDEEAMRARFEDWVKEYGRSYRSKKEKARRYEIFRKRQIDNDRRNKRNASKPNGARFGTSEFSDWTKEEWNSRMSGRCGAFDWEEYFAP
- the LOC117856942 gene encoding uncharacterized protein; its protein translation is MARALLLRIARCYPPLPTSSALSQPRPLPPPLLRRQAPSPLRFVPAFSLPASSVSTSSDAPSDGGGGRKGEEDGAEGGGYVDYLGMSDEELMGQCEMGTFKASGPGGQHRNKRESAVRLKHRPTGIIAQAVEDRSQHMNRASALSRLRTLIALKVRRPINLEDYTPPVELLQILPLKSTIRGKDVGPQIGPNNSKFSPGMQALLDLLFAVEGSVSDAAKILGLSTGALSRLILSDDSLRTAANELRASKGLKPLR